In Halococcus salifodinae DSM 8989, a single genomic region encodes these proteins:
- a CDS encoding ATP-dependent DNA helicase → MNVSALSGVPEWLPDHLQEEGIEELYPPQAEAVDAGVTEGESLVASVPTASGKTLVAELAMCASVARGGKALYIVPLRALAGEKRTEFEAFEEYGLSVGVSTGNYESDGEWLATCDIIVATSEKVDSLVRNNAPWIDDLSCVVSDEVHLVDDGHRGPTLEVTLAKLRQRNPGLQVVALSATIGNPEILAEWLDAELVDSTWRPIDLKKGVHYGQAIHLEDGEQHELGVRDGEKPTAAIVRDTLDDGGSTLVFVNSRRNAEASARRLADTVESRLTDEERERLADVAAEIRDVSDTETSEDLASAVERGAAFHHAGLASDHRELVEDAFRERALKVVAATPTLAAGVNTPSRRVVVRDWRRYDGEAGGMKPLSVLEVHQMCGRAGRPGLDPYGESLLLANSHDELDELFDRYIWTEPEPVRSKLAAEPALRTHLLATVASGFASSRSGLLEFLDRTLYATQTDESGRLERVTDDMLDYLVVNDFLDRDGEELQATSLGHTVSRLYLDPMSAAEIVDGLRAADDRPSALGLFHLASRTPDMYELYLRSGDSEEYTMLAHERETELLGSVPSEFEDRWEDWLSALKTARMLEDWASELDEGEITDRYGIGPGDLRGKVDTAEWLLSAAERLAGELGLEWAPAVREARTRVQHGIQSELIDLAGVRGVGRKRARRLFETGIETRADLRNADKPVVLGALRGRRKTAENVLDNVGRADPSMEGIEPEGSVIVESGGSNSQEDGTAARGEADREDQSSLGEF, encoded by the coding sequence ATGAACGTCTCGGCGCTGTCGGGCGTCCCCGAGTGGCTGCCCGACCATCTACAGGAGGAGGGGATCGAGGAGCTCTACCCCCCACAGGCGGAAGCGGTCGATGCGGGCGTCACGGAGGGCGAGAGCCTGGTCGCGAGCGTCCCGACCGCGAGCGGAAAGACCCTCGTCGCCGAGCTCGCCATGTGTGCGAGCGTCGCGCGCGGCGGGAAAGCGCTCTACATCGTCCCGCTGCGCGCGCTCGCAGGTGAGAAGCGTACTGAGTTCGAGGCCTTCGAGGAGTACGGTCTCAGCGTGGGGGTCTCCACGGGGAACTACGAGTCCGACGGCGAGTGGCTTGCGACGTGTGACATCATCGTCGCCACCTCCGAAAAGGTCGACTCTCTCGTGCGCAACAACGCGCCGTGGATCGACGACCTCTCCTGTGTGGTGAGCGACGAGGTCCACCTCGTCGACGACGGCCATCGCGGCCCCACCCTCGAAGTCACGCTCGCGAAGCTCCGCCAGCGAAATCCGGGATTGCAGGTCGTGGCGCTGTCGGCGACGATCGGCAATCCAGAGATTCTCGCCGAGTGGCTCGACGCCGAGCTGGTCGACTCGACGTGGCGGCCGATCGACCTCAAGAAGGGTGTCCACTACGGCCAGGCCATTCACTTAGAGGACGGCGAGCAGCACGAGCTCGGGGTCAGAGACGGCGAGAAGCCGACCGCCGCGATCGTCCGCGACACGCTCGACGACGGCGGCTCGACGCTGGTGTTCGTGAACTCGCGGCGCAACGCCGAGGCGTCGGCGCGGCGGCTCGCCGACACGGTCGAATCACGACTCACCGACGAGGAACGCGAGCGGCTGGCGGACGTGGCCGCCGAAATCCGCGACGTGAGCGACACCGAGACCAGCGAAGACCTCGCGAGCGCGGTCGAGCGCGGCGCGGCCTTCCACCACGCGGGACTCGCCTCCGACCACCGCGAGCTGGTCGAGGACGCCTTCCGTGAGCGCGCGCTCAAGGTGGTTGCGGCGACGCCGACCCTCGCCGCCGGCGTCAACACCCCGAGCCGGCGGGTGGTGGTGCGTGACTGGCGACGGTACGACGGCGAGGCGGGTGGGATGAAGCCCCTCTCGGTGCTGGAGGTCCACCAAATGTGCGGGCGTGCCGGACGGCCGGGACTCGATCCCTACGGCGAATCACTCCTGCTCGCCAACAGCCACGACGAACTCGACGAGCTCTTCGACCGGTATATCTGGACCGAACCCGAACCCGTCCGCTCGAAACTCGCCGCCGAGCCCGCCCTCCGTACCCACCTCCTTGCCACCGTGGCGTCGGGCTTCGCGAGTTCGCGGTCCGGACTCCTCGAATTCCTCGATCGGACGCTGTATGCAACCCAGACCGACGAGAGCGGTCGTCTGGAGCGGGTTACGGACGACATGCTCGACTACCTCGTGGTGAACGACTTCCTCGATCGCGATGGCGAGGAGCTCCAGGCCACGTCGCTCGGCCACACCGTTTCGCGGCTCTACCTCGATCCGATGAGCGCTGCCGAGATCGTCGACGGGCTCCGCGCGGCCGACGACCGTCCGAGCGCGCTCGGACTCTTTCATCTCGCGAGTCGCACGCCCGACATGTACGAGCTCTACCTCCGATCGGGCGACAGCGAGGAGTACACCATGCTCGCCCACGAGCGCGAGACCGAACTCCTGGGGAGTGTGCCGAGCGAGTTCGAGGACCGGTGGGAGGACTGGCTCTCGGCGCTCAAAACCGCGCGCATGCTCGAAGACTGGGCGAGCGAACTCGACGAGGGCGAGATCACCGATCGGTACGGAATCGGGCCGGGCGACCTCCGGGGGAAGGTCGACACCGCGGAGTGGCTCCTCTCCGCTGCGGAGCGACTCGCCGGCGAGCTCGGTCTCGAATGGGCACCAGCCGTCAGGGAGGCCAGAACTCGGGTTCAGCACGGCATCCAGTCCGAACTGATCGACCTCGCTGGCGTGCGCGGCGTCGGCCGCAAGCGCGCCCGCCGGCTCTTCGAAACCGGGATCGAGACCCGCGCCGACCTCCGCAACGCGGATAAACCCGTCGTGCTCGGTGCGCTCCGCGGTCGACGGAAGACCGCCGAAAACGTCCTCGACAACGTCGGCCGGGCCGATCCCTCGATGGAAGGCATCGAGCCAGAAGGATCGGTGATCGTCGAGAGCGGGGGGTCGAACAGCCAGGAAGACGGCACCGCAGCGCGAGGCGAAGCCGACCGCGAGGACCAGTCGAGTCTCGGTGAGTTCTGA
- the cgi121 gene encoding KEOPS complex subunit Cgi121, protein MELVEGRATIEDVDRFVARLGVIGDDHGCAIQAFDARYIVSRGHLERALELADRARARDEAVARERAVEILLYAAGRRQIERSLELGVDAGEGSVVVVVAADEDGETNDERAAAAAVVERLDTARVLSETDTLDEFDEARVRDFFGIGDAELAATHAGLDALVGERVALLDVEK, encoded by the coding sequence ATGGAACTCGTCGAGGGGCGGGCGACGATCGAGGACGTCGATCGGTTCGTCGCGAGGCTCGGCGTGATCGGCGACGATCATGGGTGTGCGATTCAGGCGTTCGACGCGCGCTATATCGTCTCGCGCGGCCACCTCGAACGTGCGCTCGAACTGGCCGATCGTGCGCGGGCGCGCGACGAGGCGGTCGCACGGGAGCGCGCGGTCGAGATACTGCTGTACGCCGCCGGACGCCGCCAGATCGAACGCTCGCTCGAACTCGGGGTCGACGCGGGCGAGGGATCGGTCGTCGTGGTCGTGGCGGCGGACGAGGACGGCGAAACGAACGACGAGCGGGCGGCTGCGGCGGCAGTCGTGGAGCGACTCGACACCGCTCGTGTCCTCAGCGAGACCGACACGCTCGACGAGTTCGACGAAGCGCGCGTTCGGGACTTCTTCGGGATCGGCGATGCGGAACTCGCGGCCACGCACGCGGGACTCGACGCCCTGGTGGGCGAGCGGGTCGCACTGCTCGACGTCGAGAAGTGA
- a CDS encoding alpha/beta fold hydrolase gives MRTGSTARVESKRVEVAVDGDSVELRYLAAGQTEADESPIVLLHGIGLDAAGVSWKHLLPHLARENQVFAPDLPGHGESDAPDVAYTTDYYRETLQAFLATLDVERVRLVGISMGGALALGHALDSERVERLVLVDSYGLGRDAPWRPGGYGLLRVPGFDQFLSAGFGLNPAAVAGSLAGLTVAASPEFVADVQKSITPGAARALARWQRNEFRASGLQTCYRDRLDELDVPTLLIHGREDPIFPVAWSERAAERIPGARCEIIERCGHWPPREQSEKFNRAVGEFL, from the coding sequence ATGCGAACCGGGTCGACGGCACGCGTCGAATCGAAGCGGGTCGAGGTCGCCGTCGACGGAGATTCGGTCGAACTGCGATATCTCGCTGCCGGTCAGACCGAGGCCGACGAGTCGCCGATCGTCCTCCTGCATGGGATCGGGCTCGACGCCGCAGGCGTCTCGTGGAAACACCTCCTTCCGCATCTCGCTCGGGAAAACCAAGTGTTCGCGCCCGATCTGCCTGGCCACGGCGAGAGCGACGCACCGGACGTCGCGTACACGACCGACTACTATCGTGAGACGCTCCAAGCCTTCCTTGCGACGCTCGACGTCGAGAGAGTGCGCCTCGTCGGCATCTCGATGGGCGGCGCGCTCGCGCTCGGTCACGCACTCGACAGCGAGCGGGTCGAACGACTGGTTCTCGTAGACAGTTACGGACTGGGACGGGACGCGCCGTGGCGACCGGGTGGGTACGGCCTGCTCCGCGTGCCGGGGTTCGATCAGTTCCTGAGCGCGGGGTTCGGCCTGAACCCGGCTGCCGTCGCGGGCAGCCTCGCGGGCCTCACCGTCGCCGCATCCCCCGAATTCGTCGCCGATGTACAGAAATCGATCACGCCGGGAGCGGCCCGGGCGCTCGCCAGGTGGCAGCGCAACGAGTTCCGGGCGAGTGGGCTCCAAACGTGCTATCGCGACCGACTCGACGAACTCGATGTGCCGACCCTCCTGATTCACGGGCGCGAGGACCCGATCTTCCCCGTCGCGTGGTCCGAGCGGGCCGCGGAGCGGATTCCGGGGGCGAGGTGTGAGATCATCGAGCGATGTGGACACTGGCCGCCGCGAGAGCAGTCCGAGAAATTCAATCGCGCCGTTGGCGAGTTTCTCTAA
- a CDS encoding MaoC family dehydratase translates to MSSGSRHDTFADAWLRGSTRFLENVFEANRAALAAFGGHETDDTPAEGALAGAERPEWEVDLTEHRRDALSVGDRVRFTKTLTDADVRAFARASGDTNPLHLDESFAERTRFGGRIVHGTLASGLISAALARLPGLVVYLSQDVEFQNPVGIGERATAECEIVEDLGEHRYRIATRVTTDDVTAIDGEAVVLLDEVDD, encoded by the coding sequence ATGAGTTCCGGATCTCGGCACGACACGTTCGCGGATGCGTGGCTCCGCGGCTCGACCCGGTTTCTCGAAAACGTCTTCGAAGCGAACCGGGCCGCACTTGCGGCGTTTGGCGGGCACGAGACCGACGACACGCCGGCCGAGGGCGCGCTGGCCGGCGCGGAGCGTCCGGAGTGGGAAGTCGATCTCACCGAACATCGACGCGACGCACTCTCGGTCGGCGATCGTGTCCGGTTCACGAAAACGCTCACCGATGCCGACGTCCGAGCGTTCGCGCGTGCCAGCGGCGACACCAACCCTCTCCACCTCGACGAGAGCTTCGCCGAACGTACCCGCTTCGGTGGTCGGATCGTCCACGGCACGCTCGCCTCCGGGCTCATCAGCGCCGCGCTCGCCCGCCTTCCAGGATTGGTGGTTTACCTCTCTCAGGACGTCGAGTTCCAAAACCCAGTCGGGATCGGCGAGCGCGCGACCGCCGAGTGCGAGATCGTCGAGGACCTCGGCGAGCATCGCTATCGGATCGCGACGCGAGTCACGACCGACGACGTGACCGCCATCGACGGCGAGGCAGTCGTCCTCCTCGACGAGGTCGACGATTAG
- a CDS encoding AbrB/MazE/SpoVT family DNA-binding domain-containing protein: MTDNDETTWPPAQWAEQFQEAGEQAVERQTEFARQMMTAGIGSGPNGLPEFAASSMGTATFKTRVQSGGRISIPDAEREALDIEEGDIVQTVVVPVKRNREDDS, encoded by the coding sequence ATGACCGACAACGACGAGACGACGTGGCCGCCGGCACAATGGGCTGAGCAGTTCCAAGAGGCGGGCGAGCAGGCCGTCGAGCGACAGACGGAGTTCGCTCGCCAGATGATGACCGCGGGCATCGGGTCGGGGCCGAACGGGCTTCCGGAGTTCGCGGCGTCGAGCATGGGAACGGCGACGTTCAAGACCCGTGTCCAGAGCGGCGGCCGGATCTCGATCCCCGACGCCGAGCGCGAGGCGCTCGACATCGAGGAGGGCGACATCGTCCAAACCGTCGTCGTGCCGGTCAAACGCAATCGCGAGGACGACTCATGA
- a CDS encoding poly(R)-hydroxyalkanoic acid synthase subunit PhaE has protein sequence MSEMNPEDVQENWAAMMTEMNDAVANSFEQNMEAQAAFMESWMGAFEGSMPDEGTTKEGIEGYERAVDVWMEAAEQMTTRLTAAAEGEDVDVQELRDIWLQSANEAFSEVMGTSAFAAGTGEMVGNLMELQEDVDDLSQDTLEALGFATRDDIDEVGERLVELERRQHEVSKKLDRLLEDE, from the coding sequence ATGAGCGAGATGAACCCGGAGGACGTACAGGAGAACTGGGCGGCGATGATGACCGAGATGAACGACGCGGTCGCGAACTCCTTCGAGCAGAACATGGAGGCCCAAGCCGCGTTCATGGAGTCGTGGATGGGCGCGTTCGAGGGGTCGATGCCCGACGAGGGAACCACGAAGGAGGGGATCGAGGGGTACGAGCGCGCCGTCGACGTCTGGATGGAGGCCGCAGAGCAGATGACCACCCGGCTCACCGCGGCCGCCGAGGGAGAAGACGTCGACGTACAGGAGCTCCGGGACATCTGGCTCCAGAGCGCGAACGAGGCCTTCTCCGAGGTGATGGGCACCAGCGCGTTCGCCGCAGGAACCGGCGAGATGGTCGGGAACCTGATGGAGCTCCAAGAGGACGTCGACGACCTGAGTCAGGACACGCTCGAAGCGCTCGGCTTTGCCACCCGCGACGATATCGACGAGGTGGGTGAACGTCTCGTCGAACTCGAACGCCGCCAACACGAGGTGTCGAAGAAGCTCGACCGGCTGCTGGAGGACGAATGA
- a CDS encoding alpha/beta fold hydrolase, producing the protein MSDRGTGAFNPFTTALDAQRRSFEAAAEAVEKTTVAPEQLNQMLSVEVGETPSEVVYTENKLELLHYEPRTDEQHDVPILVIYALINKPFILDLQPDRSVIRRLLEAGFDVYMIDWNEPSRLDQHLTLDDYVNRYIENCVDEVREESDQDSINILGYCMGGTMSAMYAALHPEKVRNLGLMAAGLCFDDTGGVLELWGDEEFFSPDELRATYGNAPAEMLDVGFALMDPVSNYVSKYVRLYDNLDNDDFVENFGRMERWLSEGIDVAGATFAQFVEDIYQDNKLYENELYLGGERTAGSRSSSGERSEAQPEGAWSETPSASRHHERRDAPLERPRNGERRSRERSESDGGERADGGEHVDLANIDMPVLQITGEYDHLIPSETSKPFNDVIASEDTAIIEYPTGHIGLSVSGSSHENVWPQVCEWFEERSQLDTEAAEIEIESASETADDVAASDDGSDAEADDESGLETVSGIGDTYAARLRGAGVETTADLAAADAATVADAAEVSESRATEWIEQAS; encoded by the coding sequence ATGAGCGACCGCGGTACGGGGGCGTTCAACCCGTTCACGACGGCGCTCGACGCCCAGCGCCGGAGCTTCGAGGCCGCCGCCGAGGCGGTCGAGAAGACCACGGTCGCGCCCGAGCAGTTGAACCAGATGCTCTCGGTCGAGGTGGGCGAGACCCCGAGCGAAGTAGTGTATACCGAGAACAAGCTCGAACTCCTCCACTACGAGCCGCGGACCGACGAACAGCACGACGTGCCGATCCTCGTGATTTACGCGCTGATCAACAAGCCGTTCATCCTCGACCTCCAGCCCGACCGGTCGGTGATCCGGCGGCTCCTGGAGGCGGGCTTCGACGTCTACATGATCGACTGGAACGAACCCTCCAGGCTCGATCAGCATCTCACCCTCGACGACTACGTGAACCGATACATCGAGAACTGCGTCGACGAAGTCCGCGAGGAGTCGGACCAGGATTCGATCAATATTCTGGGCTACTGCATGGGTGGTACGATGTCGGCGATGTACGCCGCGCTCCACCCCGAGAAGGTCCGGAATCTCGGGCTGATGGCCGCCGGGCTCTGTTTCGACGACACTGGAGGAGTACTCGAACTCTGGGGCGACGAGGAGTTCTTCTCGCCCGACGAACTCCGGGCGACCTACGGCAACGCACCCGCGGAGATGCTCGATGTGGGCTTCGCGTTGATGGATCCCGTCTCGAACTACGTCTCGAAGTACGTCCGCCTGTACGACAACCTCGACAACGACGACTTCGTCGAAAACTTCGGGCGGATGGAGCGGTGGCTCTCGGAGGGAATCGATGTCGCGGGCGCGACGTTCGCCCAGTTCGTCGAGGACATCTATCAGGACAACAAGCTCTACGAGAACGAGCTGTACCTCGGCGGTGAGCGAACCGCCGGTTCGCGATCCTCGTCGGGCGAGCGAAGCGAGGCGCAACCAGAGGGAGCGTGGTCCGAGACGCCTTCGGCGTCTCGTCATCACGAGAGGCGCGACGCGCCTCTCGAACGACCTCGGAACGGCGAACGGCGAAGCCGTGAGCGAAGCGAGTCCGACGGCGGCGAGCGCGCTGACGGCGGCGAGCACGTCGATCTCGCGAACATCGACATGCCCGTCCTCCAGATCACCGGCGAGTACGACCATCTCATCCCCTCCGAGACGAGCAAACCGTTCAACGACGTCATCGCGAGCGAGGACACCGCAATCATCGAGTATCCGACGGGCCACATCGGGCTCTCGGTCTCGGGTAGCTCCCACGAGAACGTCTGGCCGCAGGTCTGCGAGTGGTTCGAGGAACGGTCACAGCTCGACACCGAGGCCGCCGAAATAGAAATCGAGAGTGCGAGCGAAACGGCCGACGACGTGGCCGCTAGCGATGATGGAAGCGACGCAGAGGCTGACGACGAGTCGGGTCTCGAAACCGTTTCCGGGATCGGTGACACCTACGCCGCGCGGCTACGCGGGGCGGGGGTCGAGACGACCGCGGACCTCGCGGCCGCCGACGCTGCAACTGTTGCCGACGCTGCCGAAGTGTCCGAGAGTCGCGCTACCGAGTGGATCGAACAGGCGTCCTGA
- a CDS encoding ABC transporter ATP-binding protein, with protein sequence MDDERRTGSATTDEDERTADSRSTSDSPRVTDGGVTAASAASEAVHRQAAADDAEPPRSALVGEDLAISYPTTEEPVVECTRVDIPEGEMTALVGPNGSGKSTLLKTLSDHLAPDGGAVALNGRAINEYGSKELARELGHLSQENDSPGSITVEDLVSHGRYPYRGTFESVDDADRAAVERAIDLAGIDHLRDTEVGQLSGGQRQLAWIGMVLAQETDVLLLDEPTTFLDLHHQLRVMETVRRLNREKGVTVAVVLHDIAQAARFADYLIALKDGAVYDWGPPADVVTEGLLADVFGVEAVVEGTDHGPRPVPIRPLDG encoded by the coding sequence AGCGACGGACTGGATCGGCGACGACCGACGAGGACGAGCGAACCGCCGATTCGCGATCCACGTCGGACTCGCCTCGCGTGACCGACGGTGGTGTGACCGCGGCGTCGGCTGCAAGCGAGGCGGTCCATCGTCAAGCCGCGGCGGACGACGCGGAGCCGCCACGGAGTGCGCTCGTCGGCGAGGATCTCGCCATCAGCTATCCGACCACCGAGGAGCCGGTCGTCGAGTGTACGCGTGTCGACATCCCCGAGGGCGAGATGACGGCGCTCGTCGGCCCGAACGGCTCCGGGAAGTCGACGCTGCTCAAAACGCTCTCCGATCACCTCGCGCCCGACGGCGGCGCGGTCGCGCTGAACGGCCGCGCGATCAACGAGTACGGCTCGAAGGAGCTCGCCCGCGAACTCGGCCACCTCTCCCAAGAGAACGACTCGCCCGGCTCGATCACCGTCGAGGACCTCGTCTCTCACGGCCGATACCCGTATCGCGGCACGTTCGAGTCGGTCGACGACGCCGATCGCGCCGCGGTCGAGCGCGCGATCGACCTCGCGGGGATCGATCACCTCCGTGACACCGAAGTCGGCCAGCTCAGCGGCGGCCAGCGCCAGCTCGCGTGGATCGGGATGGTGCTCGCCCAAGAAACCGACGTCCTCCTGCTCGACGAGCCCACCACCTTCCTCGATCTCCATCACCAGCTTCGGGTGATGGAAACGGTACGACGGCTGAACCGTGAGAAGGGCGTCACCGTCGCGGTCGTGCTCCACGACATCGCCCAGGCTGCACGCTTCGCTGACTACCTCATCGCGCTCAAAGACGGCGCGGTCTACGACTGGGGCCCGCCGGCCGACGTCGTGACCGAGGGACTGCTCGCCGATGTGTTCGGCGTCGAGGCGGTCGTCGAGGGGACCGATCACGGCCCGCGTCCGGTCCCCATCCGACCGCTCGACGGCTGA